One Companilactobacillus farciminis KCTC 3681 = DSM 20184 genomic window, TTTTGAACCACGCCCGCACCATCGACTTTGCGAACCATGATCCATAAAACGCCGATAACAAACATCACCAACCAAAAGAAATTAAATTTCCACCAAGTTTTCATAAAAACACTTCCCTCTCAAAAAGAAGTTCATGTGTTAAGTATCACGCAAATGACCTTAAATTGACAAGTGATATTTCTTAAACAAATAGATTTATACAACTCAACAATAAAAACGCTCTATCAACGATAAAGTACTGTAACTTTATTCATCAATTGAGCGCTTTTTTAGTTTTGATAAGTTGGTAATTCTTGGCCTAATTCTTTCATTCTGTCAGTATTTACTACCTCAACTCTAGTGTCTTTGAGATAACGATTCTTACCTATTTTCCACCACTGTTGTCCCTTGATAGTTACTTGACTAGCCTTCCAGAAATTAATTTCAGATTCGTTGTGAAGTTTAACAAACTCAGAAGTCTTAGACATCTTCTTTTTCTTCAACTTGTAAACTCGATATTTATTCGAATCTGATTTACTTGATGCTGAAATACAAATAGTTTGTTCACCCTCATAAGTCTTCGATGATGCGTTAACCGTTTCAACATTAGTTACAGAAACTAACATCAAACTCATAAATAATAGGGCTAATACTTTTTTCATCATATCCGCCTTTCTATTCTCAGTTTTTAATTCATCATACAATTATTATTATGACATCTTTTACAATTATTTGCCAATGACGAAAAAAACCGAGTACCCTATCCGCAGATGATAGAATACTCAGCTTTTTATTTTGTATTTTTGATTAAACGGGCGATGTTCTCTGATACTTGTTGAAGGTTTTTATCAGTATCAGCAATGGCTTTGGATAAATCTTCTACCCCCGGAACACAGGTGAAGATAGCGTCAATACCCAAAGGATATAACTCAGAAATCTTTTCGCCGACGGAACCAGCGATGGCAATTACTGTCGCATTGGGATTGACGGCCTTAGTAGCCTTGGCAACCCCAATGGGAGTCTTGCCGAATTTAGTCTGAAAATCAATCTGACCTTCGCCAGTTATAACGACGTCAGCATCTTGTACAATATCTTTTAAGCCGGTATAGTCAACGACAATGTCGACCCCTGAACGCATTTGTGAATTAGTAAAGGCTAAAAGTCCTGCTCCCAATCCACCAGCAGCACCGGCACCAGGTGTTTGTTCTAAATCTTTTCCTAGATCACGTTTTAAAACATCGGCATAATGCGATAAAGCTTCATCTAGGAAGTCAACCATTTCCGGATTAGCACCTTTTTGTGGTCCGAAGACGTGACTGGCACCATTCTCACCAGTTAAAGGATTAGTAACATCAGAAGCAATGACGACCTTAACATCCTTTAATTCTGGCAACATCTCGGAAATGTCAATATGGTCGAGTTTTTTAAGCATGGCACCACCATATTGCAATTCTTCACCTTTATCATCTAACAAATGAGCACCTAAGGCTTGGGCCATTCCGGCACCACCATCATTTGTGGCAGAACCGCCGATTCCAATAATGATAGTCTTAGCACCCTTTTGAATAGCTGATTTGATCAATTCACCAGTTCCAAAAGTTGTCGTAACGTAAGGATTTTGGGTAAATTGATTGATAAATTGAATCCCACTAGCTTGAGCCATTTCGATAACGGCAACTTGACCATCATCGATTAGACCGTATTGAGCTTGGGTTTTGTTACCTAACGGATTAACTACTGTTTCAGTGACCATTTGGCCATTTCTTGCATCAACTAATGATTGAACCGTTCCTTCACCACCATCAGCCATTGGTACATTGACGAATTCGGCATCAGGATAAACTTTGGCAAAGCCCTTTTTCATTGATTGAGCAACTTGTTTGGCAGTTAACGAGTTCTTATATGAATCTGGAGCTAATACTATTTTCATCTATCTCACCTCTAAAACAAATTTCCATACATCAATGTTGCGACAATTGTCATTGAAAGTCCAACTAACATTTCCCACAAAACAACACTCATTCTTTCCTTAAAGTGCATTTGTACTGCTTGAGCTGTAACGTGGAAATAATTACCATGTGGCAATTGATCGATTACTGTGGCACCAGTGTGGACCATTGCGGCTGCACCAGTTCCAGAAATTCCAAATGACATAATCGACTTGGCAAATGAATTTGAAGCTAAGATAACACCAGTTGAAGTTGAAGCCGTAGCTGCGGCCATCAAAATACCAGCGATTGGAGCTAAGAAAGTACCAGAAATTCCAGTTGTTTGAACGATTTCGACAACTTTTTGTGGCAAGTTTGATGCTGAAACCAACCCAGCAATCGCACCAGCACCAATCAAAATCATTACGACATCAGTCATTCTAGCTAATCCTTTAGCCATGTATTGCAAGAACTTCTTACTTTGACCCATGGCTAAAGTTCCAATCAAACCAGCTATCGGTAAAATATACATCGCATCAAGATTGAATGAAGCTAACGCCTTGATACCAAAAATATCTCCTACTGGGGTGATCAAAAGCAACACTACCGCTACCAAAGGTGTGACGATAGCAGCTTTTAAACTTGGTAAATCGTCTTGTTGCTTCGACTCAAATTTTTGATCATCTGGTACAAAAGAACCACGATGCTTAATTAAAGTTGCCAACAAAACTGTTACGATCAAACCAACGACTGCTGGAACAAAATCAGCAATCATTACTTGTGATAAATCGACATTAAATCCTTTAGCAGCCGCAATTGTATTGGGATTAGGCGAAATAACGTTACCCGCCTTACCTCCACCAGACAGAGCCACTAATAATGAAAGCTTGCTGTAATGCATCTTTTGACCGACCTCTAGTGCAATCGGTGCTACGATTAAAACTGCCACCGGAATAAAAATTCCCACGCCAGTCAAAGCCATTGTAGAAAGTGCCAATGCTAAAATTGCTAACTTATCGCTAAAATGGTTCACGATATTAGAAGCAATTACGTTAGCTGCACCAGATTCCATCATGACACCAGCTAAGACTCCGGCTGCGATTACTCGAATAATCGTCCCCATGACACCGGAACTACCTTTGACAATCGTATCAGTCGTTTGTGTCAGAGACATCCCACCGACTAAACATCCTACGATTGCACCAAAGATCAAAGCGTAAACTGGATTAACTCTAAATAAAATCAAGCCAATCGCTAAAAGCAACCCCAAAAGTGCTGCCCACCATGCAATAACCATCCTAAATGTACATCCTCTCTCAACATCTTTAGCCAATTGTTAAATAATTAACAATTGAGCAACGTGTGTATAATACCTTTTTGCTTTTTCAAAATCAATGTACACTTGCACAAATTATCATGTAAATATGATGAAAATTTATTATTTTTACTTGATAAATCAATGTTTTATTCTTCAAAAATATTGTAAAATAACTATATGCACAAATTAATGCTTTGCGTTTTCATTAAAGTTTGAATATTTTTTAACAAGGAAGAATAAAATATGAAATTAGACCCGAATCTGGCACAGTCTATCGTTGATAAAATGATGAAGAGTGTGCCTTATAACATTAATATGATGAACGAAAAAGGAATTATTATTGCCAGTGGCGACAAGACTCGAATTCACACCCTACATATCGGTGCCGTCGACACTATTCAAAGTGGCAAGACTAAGCCAATGATTCAGTCATTTGGTAAGTACGGTCAACCAGGAGTTAATATCCCGGTACAATTTAACAATGAAACTATTGGTGTTATCGGCATTACTGGTGATCCTGAAAAAGTCACTCCACTTGCCTCACTATTGAAAATCTCAACCGAGTTATTGATTTCACAAATTAACAACACCAAAGTTGAAGGTCGTCGCAAGGAAAGTTTAAATCATTTCTTATATGAATGGACTAATACCGAAGACGCCTTGGCAAACGATGAATTGCAGCTACGTGCTGAGACTTTAAACATCGACTTATCAATCAATCGCTATATTGTTCTGATTGAAACAAATGATTTAAGCGAATTACAAATCAGCCCCTTTGATTTTTCTTACAAAAAAACTCCGGAAGAATATTTACTGATTGTTAGAAACGAGACCGATTTGAAAAGATACCTAAAATTCAGTAAAGAAAACCATCTAATGATTGGTATCAGCGATAAGTTGGTTAACCTTAAACAAGCCGTTCGTCAAGCTCAAGATACTATTACTGTCAGTAAAGAATTACAATTAGAAGGTTTTTATCATTTTAAAGAAGTACGTTTTCTCAACCACATTCTTGATAGCAACCTGTATTCAAAAAAAGCCTTGAGTGTTTTTAAAAGCTTTCTCAAGACTAAATCTGGTTTGGAATTAATTGATACGATCGACTGTTATTTTAAGCATAACGGTAACGTAACGGAGACTTCTAAAGCTTTAAATGTTCATCGTAATACCACTAATTACCGGCTTAACAATATTTCCGAATACTTTGGTTTGGATCTAAGAGATTTAACCGACGTTTTGCAATTATACGTTAACTTCCTTTATTTCAAAAAATATCAGTATGAGCATCGCTAAAAATTGATATTTTCTGACAAATTGCTTATTATTCTAGTGAATAAATTCATATTGTGAGGTTTATCAAATGGTATTAATGAATTTGAATTACAGAACTAATTATTTACATACTTATTTCAAAACTACTGTTGTAATTCCGGACACTAATGAATCTAATTACACAACAGTCTGGTTGCTTCATGGCTACACCGGTGACGACAGTGCTTGGATCAGACACGTTAACGTCGAAAAACTAGCCCGTCAGCATAACGTTGCCATCATTATGCCTGAAGCCAGAAATTCGTTTTATTCTGATTCCGACTTCATACCTTACTATTCTTATTTCATCGATGAATTCATCCCCAAAATGCAACACCTCTTGCCTATTTCAAAAGATAGATCCAAAAACTACATCGTTGGTTCCAGTATGGGTGGATATGGAGCTTTAAAGATTGCTTTTAAAAACAACGATTTCTTCAGTAAAGTTGCCGCTCTCTCGCCTATCACTGATATTGAACACTTCCGCGATAATCCTAAGAGTCCAATGGCTAAAAATACTTTTGACAGCATCTTCGACAGTCCTGAAAAATTGGCCAAAAATCAATTGACTAATATTTATAACAACCGTCAACCTAAGCAAGAGATTTTAACCTTATGTGGCGATCAAGATTTCATGCATGAAGACAACGTCATGTTCAAAAACTTCCTATCGATTCATGCTAAAGGTCGCTATACTTGGGTGCCTGTTGAAGGAGACCATTCGTGGAACACTTGGAGTCAAAACATCGATCGTGTCTTTGATTGGTTAGAAAAATAAGCACAAAAAAACCGCTAATTTTGAAGTTAGCGGTTTTTATTTTTACCAAACGAACAATCCAACAAATGCAGCTGACAATAGTGATACCAAAATACCTGATAGCAACATGTAGCCAACATTCTTAGAAATAGCGTCGTTCTTTTCTTTATCAACGATACCTTTGAAACATCCGATAATCATTCCCAAAGTTGAGAAGTTAGCGAATGATGTGATGAAGACTGTTAGAACAGCCTTGAAGTGAGGATCAAAGTCTTTAATGATACTTGTAACTTTACCCATTACAACGAATTCATTAGTAACTAATTTTGTTCCCATGTATTGAGCCATTTGGAATGAATCTGAACCATTCAAACCAAGTAACCAAGCAAATGGATACATTACGATACCCAAGATGTGTTCAAGCGTTAACCATGGATTAACCAATTGCAAAATCTTATCGATCAAAGCTGCCAAAGCAACGAATGCGATAACGTTAGCGGCAATGATCAAGATCAAACGACCAGCACCAAGAATTGAATCGCCAAGGAATGAGAAAAATGGTTCTTTTTTACCATCTTCACCATGAAGCTTAGCAATTGTATCTTCTTCTGGTTCAACTGTAACAGGATTCAATAAACTTGTTACGATAATTGCATTAATAATATTGATAGGAATAGCTGTTAAAATAAATTGACCTGGCATCATTTGGATGTATGATCCAATGATTGAGGCAGTAACACAACTCATTGACATCATTGCCAAAGTAACGTTACGTTGTGCTTTGATTTGTTTTAATTGCAAACTTGATACGGCTAAAGCTTCCGTATTACCTAAAAACATCATTTCAACGGCAAAAAATGATTCAAACTTAGGTTGACCAGTAATAAATGACAATCCTTTACCGATCCACTTAATAATAAAAGGTAGAACACCAATATATGTCAAAATATCAAATAATGGCACAATTAGTAAAATTGGTAATAGAGCACTAGTTACGAAGTCCATGCTCTTCACATGAACCCAACTAGGTAGAGCAAATTCGATACCAGTGTAAGCAACTTGAACTAGCCAATTAAAACCATCAGCAGCCCCCGAAACAATTGCACGACCGACACCGAAACTAGTTAGAAACCATGCCAAGAACAAGTTCAAAACGACCATGATGGCGATTGATTTCCATTGGATTCCCTTACGATTCTTCGAAAAGAGAAAACCGATGCCTAGAAAAATAAAAAGACCTAAAATATTAACTACTAGGTACATACTCATCTATACTTAACCCCTTTTTTTATTTGAAGTCAGAATTAGTTAAACTTTTCACTTCATTTTTTATATTACATGGCAAAAAACTCTTTGTAAATGAATTTTTACAATTCGGAGGGATTAAATCGTCTTCATTTTATAATTAATACGATTGGCTTTATAATAGTAATGTTATCCCTTACAATATTATGCTTTATAATTACCTATTTAATATCGAAAGCGAGGAATAGTTTTGAAATCAATTACATTCAATCATCAAAATACTTCAGCCATTGGCATGGGCACTTGGCACATCGGTGAAGGCAACCAAGCTAGAACTGAATCAGAAATGGCAGCTCTAAGATTTGGTCTTGATCACGGCATCAATGTCATCGATACCGCCGAAATGTATGGCGAAGGTAAATCAGAGACTTTAATTGGTAACGTCATTAAAGATTACTCACGTTCAGATTTTCAATTAATTTCGAAGTTCTATCCATTTCACGCAACGCCAAAATTAATTGAACAAAGTCTTAAGGCTAGCCTCAAACGATTGCAGACTGACTACTTGGATCTCTACTTATTACACTGGCGTGGTCAAACTCCATTGGCAGAAACAGTCGAGGGCTTAGAAAATATGGTCCAAGCTGGCTTAATCAAAAACTGGGGTGTTTCAAATTTTGATATCGAAGATCTCAAAGAATTAAACGCCCTACCTAATGGTAAAAATTGTCGCATCAATGAAGATCTCTATAACATCGGCAGTCGTGGCATTGAGTATTCAATCTTGCCTTGGCAAAAAGAGCACAATATGTCCTTTATCGCCTATTCACCTTTTGGATCAGATGGCAGTGAATACTTGAAGATTGCTCCCGTTATTCAAGAGATGGCTCAACAAAAACACATTACCGCTTACCAACTATTACTAGCTTGGGTGATTAGAAACCACGATTTATTGAGCATCCCTAAATCTTCTTCTGTTGAGCATATGAAACAAAATATTGAAGCCGTCGATGTTAGTTTTTCAGCGGATGAATTGGAGTTGCTTGATAAAACTTATCCAGCTCCTAAAAATGAAAAACCACTCGATACGATTTGACAAAGAGCCATTATAAAATACTTCAAAAATAAAACGTTCCTAATTTATACCAACTACGGTAAATAAATTAGGAACGTTTTTTAACTGAAAAAAATATTAACAAAACAATAAAAAGTTATTTAATTGGATAAGTCTGCTCCATTTGTTTTTATAACTTTTTTAAACCAATAAAATGAATCTTTTTTCTTTCTGTTCAAAGTTCCATTTCCGTCATTATCCATATCGACATAGATAAATCCATATCTTTTGGACATCTGTCCAGTTCCTGCAGAGACTAAATCGATGCAGCCCCAAGGCAAATATCCCATTAAATTAACGCCATCATCTTTAACCGCATCAATCATGGCAGAAATATGCTCACGTAAATAATCAACTCGATAAGGATCATGTATGGAACCGTCTTTTTCGATATGATCGACTGCACCCAATCCATTTTCAACGATAAACAGAGGCTTATGATAGCGATCCGTTAGAAAATCCAACGAATATCTTAAACCTAAAGGATCAATTGTCCATCCCCAATCGGTACTTTTTAGATAAGGATTATTAACGACTTGTTTGCTTTGCGATACGAAATCATATCCCATATCTTTGTTATATTTAACGGCTTTTGTTGAATAATAACTGAAGCCGATATAATCAACGGTACCTTCTTTTAGTATCTTGAGATCATCATCAGTAATATCTTCGTGATAACCTTTTCTATCAAGATATTTAATTAACCATTCTGGGTAGACTCCCCTTACTTGAATGTCGGTCCACCAATTACGGTAATCGTTAACCTTGTGAGCAAATAAAGCATCTTCTGGCTTGGCAGAGATAGCATAGAAAGGTTTAAAGTTTATCATATTACCAATTTTGAAATTTGGATTAATCTTCTTCCCCGACTTCACAGCAAGTGCACTAGCGACTAATTCGTAATGGGATGCTTGAAACATATCTCGTTCCCTAGTCGAATTGCTAACCTTTTTTTCATATATCAAGCCAGAGTTGGTTGCCATTAAATAGTCATCTAAGTAGTCAGTTTGGTTATCAATTTCATTAAATGTCATCCAGTATTTAACTGAATCTTTGTAACGGTTGAAACAAACAGTGGCAAACTTAACAAAGAAGTTAATCATTTTTCTATTTTTCCAACCGCCATATTTATGGATTAAATGAAGAGGTATCTCAAAGTGCGATAAGGTTATCACAGGCTCAATTCCATATTCATGACATGTTTTAAAGAGGTCATCATAAAATTTTAACCCCTTTTCATTAGGCTGTTCTTCATCACCATTTGGGAATATTCGGGTCCAAGCAATGGAAGTTCTAAATGCTTTAAAGCCCATTTCGGACATTAGCTTAATATCTTCCTTGTAATGATGATAAAAATCAATTCCCTGATGATTAGGATAGTATTTATCGCTCTCAACATCATAAGTTATTGTTCGTGGTGTAGTGGCACTACCGACCGTCATAACATCAGCGATGCTTGTACCCTTACCATCTTCATTCCATGCACCTTCTAATTGATGAGCGGCTACTGCACCACCCCACAAAAAGTTTTTAGGCAAACCAGATTCTTGCATTTTAATACCTCAATTCTATTAAATTAATTCAGTTAGTTGAACAATGAACTGTTCATATGTTTTGCATTTCAATAATTTAGATAAATTAGCAGGTTCAATCATTATTTCAGAAATATCATCAAAAACTTCACGGAATAACGATTTATTATTTGGATCAACAGCGAGAACAATCACGAGATAAACCTCAGAATTGTTTGTCCAGCCTATCCCCTTATTATTTATGACAATAAAACCATTGCTTTTGTTTGCATTCATATTAAAGGAGTGAGGAACAGCAAATCTACCGAAGGCTGTACTTGACATATTCTCACGATTTATTAAATTGTCTTTGAAGTTTGAATCAACAATTTTCTCGTCAACAAATTTCTTTGTAACCATATCAAAAATTTGATTACGGTCGTTGATGCTATTTGTAAATATAAAGTTTTGTTTATCGAAGAATGACATTAATGATTTTTGAAATCTTTTCTTCTTAATTTCATGCTGTTTGGTAGCAATCTTTATTTTTAAATTAGCAATATCGCTGGGAACTAAGAAAGGCGATATCACTAGATGGTTGATATTTTTAATGTCATAATCAGAATTTATTTCAACGACTAAATCAATATCATTTGGGATATTTTGTAAAGCAGGTTCCTCTATGACATCTTCAATGACAATTGAATTTTGAAATTCTTTTTTTATTCTATTAACAATTTCGTACATACTTCCTTGATAATCGGGCATAAGAATTACAACTTTTAATTTATCTCTTGTACTATTTTGTTCAGCGATTGCATTACCAATGTGCATTGCAATAAAAGCTATTTCGTTATCATCTAAGGTCACTTTGGCTTTTTGACTAATCAGGTGTGCCATTAAAACAGCACATTCATATATAGTTGGGGATGATGTTTTTATTTTTTGAACCATAGGATTATGAATAGTCTTGTTTGTTCTGGATCGTTTTAAGACTCTGTCTAAGTGAATTGTAAATTGAGTCTTAAAACTGGAGTTATTTAAATTAACGTTAAAAATAGACCAAACATATTCAATCAGTTCATTTACTAGATCTATGGATTCTTGAGAAACTTTATCGACAAGATCTTTATGCCATCTTGAAACTGAGTAGTTTATTACTGTACTTAGTTCGTCCCAATCATTTGATGGAAAACTAATTTTAGCTACGTTTTCCACATCGTATAAAATTGCTGAAACAACGTTTAATTTTTCATTCGGTTTCATGTTATTTATATGTTTACTCATAACATGTCCGCTACTAATACGCTGTATAGCAATTAACAAATGCAACAAAATGTTGTTAACGTCAAACGTATTAAGGTATACGTTATATTTATTAGCATTTTCTTCAATTGCCTGCTTTATCTTGGCATAATCGATATTTGGAAAGTTTTCATTAACCATATTCTGTGATAAAAAACTCCCATTTGATTCTTCATATAATAGAGAACTTATTAATTTTCTTTTTTGAGCTTCCGTCCCAATTAGAGAAACGTTATCGCCGCTCCTCTCAATAGATAGTCCAAACTTTTTTATATTGTCATTTATTATCGTTAAGTTCTTATTGATTGACGATTCACTCAAATATAATTCTATCGACAAATCCATAATATTGCTTTTTTTGTCAGATAATAAATAACGTTCAATTTGATGAATAGTTTGAACGTTATCTTTTTTTAATGATTTTAAATTAGAGTTTTTTGAATCGATCATATAGCCTTTGTTACTAGACGTAAGATTCAAATATTTAGGGCTGTCATGAAGATAGGTTTTAATTGTTCTTGAGGTTACCCCCACCACTAAAGCCAATTCTGATGAAGTATGCCAACCAGGATTATTAATTAGAAATTCCCATAATTTTTCACGATTGCTCATGTAATTTGTCCCTTTTTATCTAAAAACTATGCATTTGCGACTGATTCAGAACTTTCCTCTTCTTCGTCTTCTTCGTCCTCTTCTGCCATTTGTTTATCTTGTTCTAAGGCTTGTTTATCGTACATCTTAAAGAATGGATAGTATACAAGCCAAGAAATAATAAATAGTACGACTTGGAACAATGCACCCTTCCAAGATTGAGTTGCAAGCCAACCATATAGTGGTGCAGGTGTGTACCAGACACCAAACACTTCATGAGGAATTGGAACCATTCCTAATCTCATAACGATCCATGTTAGAACCGGTCCGATAAACCCGTTAATCCACATTGGAACCATCAATAATGGATTAAATGCGATTGGGGCACCGAAAACAACCGGTTCATTAATATTAAAGATAGATGGAATAATAGCGGCACGACCAATCATCTTTAATCGTTTTGATTTTGCTAAGAACGCTAACATGATACATAGTGTCAATGTTGCGCCACCACCACCGATTAAGAATAAATCGGCTGCCTCATTAACGAAAATATTTGTTACTGCTTTTCCTGCAGCGTAATTAGCAGAATTTTGTGCAATACCAGTTAATGCAATTGTGGTCATAATTGGATAGAATACCCAGTTTGAAATACCAAACGAGTAAAGAAAGGCCATAGCCAAAAAGTAAATAAGTAAAAAGGCCCAGAAATTTTGACCAACATTGATTAATGGAATAAATAAACTTTGAATTGCTTTATATAAATTAAAATGTAGTTGGAAAGTAAATAGCCAACCAACTAGTAATACTGCTGTAATTGGAATCAATGTATTGAACCAAGCGGCGATGAAATCAGGTAAAGATGAGTCCTCTCCAATAGGGCTGTGCTTAGTAGAAAGATTTACTACAAAAGCAACGAATAGGCCAGCAAGCAATGCAGCAATCATACCACCTGATCCAAATGAACTAAGATTAAAGATAATATTTCCTGACTTTGGTAGAGATGGATAAACTAACATGAAGAAAAATGCTAATCCTCCCATACCGGCTTGTCTTGAAACATCTTCGTGTCCCTTTTTC contains:
- a CDS encoding GntP family permease yields the protein MVIAWWAALLGLLLAIGLILFRVNPVYALIFGAIVGCLVGGMSLTQTTDTIVKGSSGVMGTIIRVIAAGVLAGVMMESGAANVIASNIVNHFSDKLAILALALSTMALTGVGIFIPVAVLIVAPIALEVGQKMHYSKLSLLVALSGGGKAGNVISPNPNTIAAAKGFNVDLSQVMIADFVPAVVGLIVTVLLATLIKHRGSFVPDDQKFESKQQDDLPSLKAAIVTPLVAVVLLLITPVGDIFGIKALASFNLDAMYILPIAGLIGTLAMGQSKKFLQYMAKGLARMTDVVMILIGAGAIAGLVSASNLPQKVVEIVQTTGISGTFLAPIAGILMAAATASTSTGVILASNSFAKSIMSFGISGTGAAAMVHTGATVIDQLPHGNYFHVTAQAVQMHFKERMSVVLWEMLVGLSMTIVATLMYGNLF
- a CDS encoding alpha/beta hydrolase, which gives rise to MVLMNLNYRTNYLHTYFKTTVVIPDTNESNYTTVWLLHGYTGDDSAWIRHVNVEKLARQHNVAIIMPEARNSFYSDSDFIPYYSYFIDEFIPKMQHLLPISKDRSKNYIVGSSMGGYGALKIAFKNNDFFSKVAALSPITDIEHFRDNPKSPMAKNTFDSIFDSPEKLAKNQLTNIYNNRQPKQEILTLCGDQDFMHEDNVMFKNFLSIHAKGRYTWVPVEGDHSWNTWSQNIDRVFDWLEK
- a CDS encoding BglG family transcription antiterminator, with product MSNREKLWEFLINNPGWHTSSELALVVGVTSRTIKTYLHDSPKYLNLTSSNKGYMIDSKNSNLKSLKKDNVQTIHQIERYLLSDKKSNIMDLSIELYLSESSINKNLTIINDNIKKFGLSIERSGDNVSLIGTEAQKRKLISSLLYEESNGSFLSQNMVNENFPNIDYAKIKQAIEENANKYNVYLNTFDVNNILLHLLIAIQRISSGHVMSKHINNMKPNEKLNVVSAILYDVENVAKISFPSNDWDELSTVINYSVSRWHKDLVDKVSQESIDLVNELIEYVWSIFNVNLNNSSFKTQFTIHLDRVLKRSRTNKTIHNPMVQKIKTSSPTIYECAVLMAHLISQKAKVTLDDNEIAFIAMHIGNAIAEQNSTRDKLKVVILMPDYQGSMYEIVNRIKKEFQNSIVIEDVIEEPALQNIPNDIDLVVEINSDYDIKNINHLVISPFLVPSDIANLKIKIATKQHEIKKKRFQKSLMSFFDKQNFIFTNSINDRNQIFDMVTKKFVDEKIVDSNFKDNLINRENMSSTAFGRFAVPHSFNMNANKSNGFIVINNKGIGWTNNSEVYLVIVLAVDPNNKSLFREVFDDISEIMIEPANLSKLLKCKTYEQFIVQLTELI
- a CDS encoding glycerate kinase, whose protein sequence is MKIVLAPDSYKNSLTAKQVAQSMKKGFAKVYPDAEFVNVPMADGGEGTVQSLVDARNGQMVTETVVNPLGNKTQAQYGLIDDGQVAVIEMAQASGIQFINQFTQNPYVTTTFGTGELIKSAIQKGAKTIIIGIGGSATNDGGAGMAQALGAHLLDDKGEELQYGGAMLKKLDHIDISEMLPELKDVKVVIASDVTNPLTGENGASHVFGPQKGANPEMVDFLDEALSHYADVLKRDLGKDLEQTPGAGAAGGLGAGLLAFTNSQMRSGVDIVVDYTGLKDIVQDADVVITGEGQIDFQTKFGKTPIGVAKATKAVNPNATVIAIAGSVGEKISELYPLGIDAIFTCVPGVEDLSKAIADTDKNLQQVSENIARLIKNTK
- a CDS encoding CdaR family transcriptional regulator is translated as MKLDPNLAQSIVDKMMKSVPYNINMMNEKGIIIASGDKTRIHTLHIGAVDTIQSGKTKPMIQSFGKYGQPGVNIPVQFNNETIGVIGITGDPEKVTPLASLLKISTELLISQINNTKVEGRRKESLNHFLYEWTNTEDALANDELQLRAETLNIDLSINRYIVLIETNDLSELQISPFDFSYKKTPEEYLLIVRNETDLKRYLKFSKENHLMIGISDKLVNLKQAVRQAQDTITVSKELQLEGFYHFKEVRFLNHILDSNLYSKKALSVFKSFLKTKSGLELIDTIDCYFKHNGNVTETSKALNVHRNTTNYRLNNISEYFGLDLRDLTDVLQLYVNFLYFKKYQYEHR
- a CDS encoding 6-phospho-beta-glucosidase translates to MQESGLPKNFLWGGAVAAHQLEGAWNEDGKGTSIADVMTVGSATTPRTITYDVESDKYYPNHQGIDFYHHYKEDIKLMSEMGFKAFRTSIAWTRIFPNGDEEQPNEKGLKFYDDLFKTCHEYGIEPVITLSHFEIPLHLIHKYGGWKNRKMINFFVKFATVCFNRYKDSVKYWMTFNEIDNQTDYLDDYLMATNSGLIYEKKVSNSTRERDMFQASHYELVASALAVKSGKKINPNFKIGNMINFKPFYAISAKPEDALFAHKVNDYRNWWTDIQVRGVYPEWLIKYLDRKGYHEDITDDDLKILKEGTVDYIGFSYYSTKAVKYNKDMGYDFVSQSKQVVNNPYLKSTDWGWTIDPLGLRYSLDFLTDRYHKPLFIVENGLGAVDHIEKDGSIHDPYRVDYLREHISAMIDAVKDDGVNLMGYLPWGCIDLVSAGTGQMSKRYGFIYVDMDNDGNGTLNRKKKDSFYWFKKVIKTNGADLSN
- a CDS encoding aldo/keto reductase, encoding MKSITFNHQNTSAIGMGTWHIGEGNQARTESEMAALRFGLDHGINVIDTAEMYGEGKSETLIGNVIKDYSRSDFQLISKFYPFHATPKLIEQSLKASLKRLQTDYLDLYLLHWRGQTPLAETVEGLENMVQAGLIKNWGVSNFDIEDLKELNALPNGKNCRINEDLYNIGSRGIEYSILPWQKEHNMSFIAYSPFGSDGSEYLKIAPVIQEMAQQKHITAYQLLLAWVIRNHDLLSIPKSSSVEHMKQNIEAVDVSFSADELELLDKTYPAPKNEKPLDTI
- a CDS encoding NupC/NupG family nucleoside CNT transporter translates to MYLVVNILGLFIFLGIGFLFSKNRKGIQWKSIAIMVVLNLFLAWFLTSFGVGRAIVSGAADGFNWLVQVAYTGIEFALPSWVHVKSMDFVTSALLPILLIVPLFDILTYIGVLPFIIKWIGKGLSFITGQPKFESFFAVEMMFLGNTEALAVSSLQLKQIKAQRNVTLAMMSMSCVTASIIGSYIQMMPGQFILTAIPINIINAIIVTSLLNPVTVEPEEDTIAKLHGEDGKKEPFFSFLGDSILGAGRLILIIAANVIAFVALAALIDKILQLVNPWLTLEHILGIVMYPFAWLLGLNGSDSFQMAQYMGTKLVTNEFVVMGKVTSIIKDFDPHFKAVLTVFITSFANFSTLGMIIGCFKGIVDKEKNDAISKNVGYMLLSGILVSLLSAAFVGLFVW
- a CDS encoding DUF3923 family protein, whose translation is MKTWWKFNFFWLVMFVIGVLWIMVRKVDGAGVVQNGYAKSISLLVLLAFAILIAVCQSIIFIVMKKRAK